One Coffea arabica cultivar ET-39 chromosome 5c, Coffea Arabica ET-39 HiFi, whole genome shotgun sequence DNA window includes the following coding sequences:
- the LOC113690931 gene encoding uncharacterized protein, producing MALNPRILKAGLGLLAVCLAAYILGPSLYWQFKEGLASVKRSSSSSSASPYTTSSAISCPPCHCDCSAQSLPSIPQGLSNNSFADCAKHDPDVSEDTEKNFVELLSEELKLRETEALENQQRADMQLLEAKKMTSQYQKEADKCNSGMETCEAAREKSEAALAAQKKLTAMWEMRARQKGWKEGAAKSRTQENVQAM from the exons ATGGCATTAAATCCAAGAATATTGAAGGCAGGATTGGGGCTGTTGGCAGTTTGTTTGGCAGCCTATATTTTAGGTCCATCATTATATTGGCAATTTAAGGAAGGTTTAGCATCTGTCAAGcgttcatcatcatcttcttctgcATCTCCTTACACTACCTCATCTGCGATTTCTTGCCCTCCATGCCACTGCGATTGTTCTGCTCAGTCGCTTCCCTCCATTCCCCAAG GTTTGAGCAATAATTCCTTTGCAG ATTGTGCAAAACACGATCCAGATGTTAGTGAAGACACCGAAAAGAATTTTGTAGAACTTTTGTCTGAGGAACTAAAGCTGCGAGAAACTGAAGCATTGGAAAATCAGCAACGTGCTGATATGCAATTGCTTGAGGCCAAGAAGATGACCTCCCAATATCAAAAAGAGGCAGACAAGTGCAATAGTGGAATGGAGACCTGTGAAGCGGCAAGGGAAAAATCTGAAGCAGCTTTAGCAGCGCAGAAGAAACTCACTGCCATGTGGGAGATGAGAGCTCGTCAGAAAGGATGGAAAGAAGGCGCTGCAAAGTCTCGCACACAAGAAAATGTACAGGCTATGTAA
- the LOC113689998 gene encoding protein CHLORORESPIRATORY REDUCTION 42, chloroplastic-like, whose amino-acid sequence MAFSISSMPKYPYSSTNTIASSPSQYISIKIQCLATKCELDQEPSKEMKLASKGSKLGIGSPIVVVEAPKMIKTAASVPCLRVNAGLVKPGDVGRIVSRKPKDVWAVRLSIGTYLIDGKYFKPLEELAD is encoded by the exons ATGGCATTTTCCATTTCCTCCATGCCAAAATATCCTTATTCTAGCACAAATACCATTGCTTCATCACCATCCCAGTACATAAGCATCAAAATCCAGTGTCTAGCTACCAAGTGCGAATTGGATCAAGAACCATCAAAAGAGATGAAGTTGGCTTCAAAGGGCTCAAAACTTGGAATTGGTTCTCCTATTGTTGTAGTTGAGGCTCCAAAGATGATTAAAACTGCAGCTTCTGTACCATGTCTTCGAGTGAATGCAGGGCTAGTCAAGCCTGGTGATGTAGGAAG GATTGTCTCAAGGAAGCCCAAAGATGTATGGGCTGTTCGCCTTAGCATTGGTACCTATCTCATAGATGGAAAATATTTTAAGCCACTTGAAGAGTTGGCCGACTGA
- the LOC113689767 gene encoding uncharacterized protein, whose amino-acid sequence MAYELPTDLIQQLKRATRAEAGLSHYDPTPKSFPPLPSIPESVSTLDPSPPYLRCKNCNGRLLRGVQSLLCIYCGRPNDIVPDCISFKDTFAYRWLLESLNLDGSETVGPPLEIGDLNRGQSTPKVEISLSELLDFKISWPAEEAKGEINVSNQNPVERSYLKLTGINLDNFFHDSRRIDASNAPEEHSVTSNNVVTAKPKGVATHDNLSFFENSKPSELAVQSSTYQKNDAFSGWEADFQSANFGDRFGASNSFDPSADSAAATIHHESPKPPEPFGGSEVDISSHLDSVFGTKKESKDGRLEDSSAASPSIGHWTSDYLWNNSKLEASEQNEQPDPTIRVKDAQPQDNLTNVDLSLQLDSVFGPVKESKDGNQKVDLATSPSIGDWTSNDLWTNLNKDAAAQTEQHDATIELKDISPQQHMSNPSTSFDWFQVDKWQSDASTPANNMKSGDVVLFDDWNDFTSSTHVQDSQTAPTHSHEQSASESTSELNVFSSDKDLEEMDFGSFSQANPLPSSSSKGGLSAEVNNIRLEVSASDRVIDTKSDLGEGSAEPDAIGDVRIASTQTKEDVEMLLSQMHDLSFMLEDKLSVPPKSEGSSRCRLCISLDIN is encoded by the exons ATGGCCTACGAGCTTCCGACGGATCTGATCCAACAACTCAAACGGGCGACCCGAGCAGAAGCTGGACTATCCCACTACGACCCGACCCCGAAATCCTTCCCGCCCTTGCCTTCAATACCTGAATCCGTATCGACTTTAGACCCATCACCGCCTTATCTCCGCTGCAAGAACTGTAATGGAAGACTTCTTCGTGGGGTGCAATCACTTCTTTGTATATACTGTGGCCGCCCAAACGACATCGTTCCGGACTGCATTTCGTTTAAGGACACTTTTGCTTACCGCTGGTTGCTCGAGTCCCTCAACCTTGATGGATCA GAAACTGTTGGACCACCATTGGAAATAGGTGATTTAAACAGAGGGCAAAGTACACCAAAGGTTGAGATTTCCTTGTCTGAGCTCTTAGATTTTAAAATAAGCTGGCCAGCTGAGGAAGCAAAAGGAGAGATAAATGTATCAAATCAGAATCCAGTTGAgagaagttatttgaaattgacTGGAATTAACCTGGATAattttttccatgattcaagaAGGATAGATGCTTCCAATGCTCCCGAGGAGCACTCTGTTACAAGCAATAATGTTGTTACTGCAAAACCTAAAGGAGTTGCAACTCATGATAATCTTAGTTTCTTTGAGAATTCTAAGCCTTCTGAGTTAGCTGTTCAGTCCTCTACATACCAAAAAAATGATGCCTTTTCTGGATGGGAGGCAGATTTCCAGTCTGCTAATTTTGGAGATCGGTTTGGTGCTTCCAACTCATTTGACCCTAGTGCAGATTCTGCAGCTGCAACTATTCACCATGAGAGTCCAAAACCTCCTGAGCCTTTTGGTGGATCTGAAGTTGATATTTCTTCCCATCTAGACTCAGTTTTTGGAACCAAGAAAGAGTCAAAAGATGGAAGATTAGAGGATAGTTCAGCAGCTTCTCCATCAATTGGTCACTGGACTTCTGACTACCTGTGGAACAACTCAAAACTGGAGGCATCTGAGCAGAATGAGCAGCCTGATCCAACTATCAGAGTGAAGGATGCTCAGCCACAAGACAACCTGACCAATGTTGATTTATCTTTGCAACTGGACTCTGTTTTTGGACCTGTAAAAGAGTCCAAAGATGGAAATCAAAAGGTTGATTTGGCAACTTCTCCCTCAATTGGTGACTGGACTTCCAATGACCTGTGGACTAATTTAAATAAAGATGCAGCTGCTCAGACTGAGCAGCATGACGCAACCATCGAACTGAAGGATATTTCTCCACAACAGCATATGAGCAATCCTTCAACAAGTTTTGATTGGTTTCAGGTTGACAAATGGCAAAGTGATGCAAGTACACCTGCAAATAACATGAAGAGCGGTGATGTAGTTTTATTTGATGATTGGAATGATTTCACAAGCTCAACTCACGTTCAAGATTCTCAAACTGCTCCAACACATAGTCATGAGCAATCTGCTTCTGAAAGCACTTCAGAACTGAATGTATTCAGCTCAGACAAAGATTTGGAAGaaatggactttggtagcttttCACAAGCAAATCCTTTACCGAGCTCATCTAGCAAAGGGGGTCTTTCAGCAGAAGTGAATAACATCAGATTAGAAGTTTCTGCTTCTGACAG GGTAATTGACACCAAAAGCGACTTGGGTGAAGGTTCGGCAGAACCTGACGCTATTGGAGATGTCCGCATTGCTTCCACCCAAACCAAGGAAGACGTGGAAATGCTGTTGTCACAGATGCATGATCTTTCTTTCATGCTAGAGGATAAGCTTTCAGTCCCACCAAAATCTGAAG GAAGTAGCCGTTGTAGATTATGCATTTCCCTGGACATAAATTAG